Within Synergistota bacterium, the genomic segment CTTAATTTCTTCCCTGATATCCTCCGGAAAAAGATTCAGTACAGATGCCTTTTCATCCTTAGCTGATTCTATTAGGCTGGATAATCCAGCTTGCATCGTTTCAAGCTCCTCGTTAAGCTTATCTTGCTCCGACAGAATAACCTGCTTTTTACTAATTATCTTTAAAAGCCCTTCTATATCTACCTTCTCTATTTTTCTCTCTTGTTCATTAACGAGGCTTTCAAGAGAATCATAGAGTTTTAGTTCCTCCTTTAATATCTCTATTATCCGTTTTCCTTTATCCCGCAATATTTAGCCCTCCCTTCGCAGTTTGGGCCACTTCCGCTTTTTTCTCTTCTCTGAGCTTCTTTATAGCTTCTTCCCACGCCTCCTTTAGCCCCTGAAATAGTCCCAAAACCTCATCTATTGGTTCTATATCTTTCCTAACATTTGCCTCAACCAGCCTATAGTGCATATACTCATAGAGTCTAAAGAGATTCAATGCAATTTCACCGACATCCATATTCAGCGAAGACATTAGCTCCGCTAATATATCCTGAGCCCTTATAAGCGAAGTATGGGCTTCCTCAATGTTTTTCTCCTCAATTGCCACCTTCGCCTTTTTTAAAAAATTTATGGCTCCATCATAAAGCATTAGTAAAAGCTGCTCAGGTTTTGCCGTTTGAATCTGCATCTGACGATACTGCTCATACGCTTTCATCGCGCTACCATCCCCCGTTATTTATCGGTCTTTCAATCATATTTCCTTAAGCCTTTGGGAAAGAAGCCTAAGCGTTTCATCAAGCCTCGTTGCTACCTTTTCATAGACATCTCTTCCCCGACCATAGGGATCTGGAATTTCATACTCTCTAATCTTCTCCTCAAGCCTTTTCAAAGCATTTACATGCGGAGCCAGTTCCTTTTCCACATCGGATAAAATCAGCGAAATTTCCCTCTCCACGCGCTCAAGCTCCGCTTTAAGCTCCTCATATCTTTTCTGAAGGGCTTCAAGCTCAGCCCTTCTCTCGTTCAAAAGTCTTCTTTTCTCCTCTTGAAGCCTTTCCAAAGCCATCTCATATTCCCTTATTTCCTTTGACGCTTCCGGAAACACAACCTCAGTGAGAAGAAAAGCTTTTCCATCCGCAAAGGGAAATCTATCAAGAAGCTCTTTTTTCTGTGAAAGACTCATAGTTAATATTAAGTCCGCTTCCTCTATATCCCTCTCAGAAACGTTCCTTGCTCTGTGATGGCTTATATCGAAACCCTTTTCCTTCATGACTTCCATTGCCCACCTTGAGGCCTCCATTCCTTCCAATGCGCTTAACCCAGCAGACTTTATCTCAACGCTTTCTCCTTCCAAATATTTTTTTAAAAAGGCTTCTGCCATAGGACTACGACATGTATTACCCCTGCAAACCAGTAAAATTCTCTTTTTTCTTTTATCTTTCAAGATCCCTCACCCTACCTATTAGTTTCGCTATCTCCTTTATGGAAATCGCACCTTTCCTCAGCACCACGGGTTCATCCTCAGAGCTCAAATCCAATACCGTGGATGCTTCCCTGTATTCTGTTATCCCTCCATCTAAGACAAGCCTTACCTCAGGAAGGTTTTCAGCAGCTTCCTGAGCACTTATGGGAGGATGCCTACCACTTATATTTGCACTCGAAGCAGCAAGTATGCCAACTGCAGATATCATCCTTCTGACTAACTCTATCGCCGGTAATCTTAATCCTACTCTGCCTTCGCTATCACATAACCAGAAAGGAAGCAAAGGCTTTCTCTTCACAATTATCGTCAACGGACCTGGCCAAAAACTCTCTACTAAAGTTAGAGCTTTCTCCCCAAGAGAAACAAGCTTTCTTACATCTTCAAGTGAAGCAATGTGAAGAGTAAACAGCTTATTAGGGGGCCTCCTTTTTATCCTATAAAGTTCTTCAACTGCCCTTATGTTAAAGGCATCTACACCAACACCATATACTGTCTCCGTAGGAAAGACAACTGCCTCTCCCTCCTTAAGAAGCTTTGCCGCTTCGAGTATCCCCTCCTCGCTCAAGGGTAAGATTCTCGCCATATGTATCTCTCCTCCCTACCTCAGAGTTAAAATTATGATGCCTGTTATGGTTAGAATCATTCCTAAAGCATTCTTAAAGGTTATGGTTTCCGTCTTGAAGAGAAGCGCCATTAGTACACCAAAGAACGGAGAGGTAAAAGCTATAGGGAGCACTTTGCCAAGCTCGCCAGATTTTATAGCAGTGTAGAAGAAAGCTATTCCGAGGGAACCGGCAAGCAAACCTCCTCCGAAAGCCACAAGTGCAAACGGCTTCCAACCAGCTTTAAGCAGTGTTGACAAGGATGGTAGTGCAAGAAAAGTCAATATTAGAAGAGATATAGCAGTTCTAAGCGCTGCTCCAGCAAACGGAGGTATATTACCTAAAGCAAGCCCCTTCTTTTCAAAAAAGCTTCCTATCCCCCAGCACGCCGCCGTCAGGAGAGCGAATAGCTCTGCCTTCAAGACTCCTCCCCCTCTTCAAGGA encodes:
- the flgN gene encoding flagellar export chaperone FlgN; translation: MRDKGKRIIEILKEELKLYDSLESLVNEQERKIEKVDIEGLLKIISKKQVILSEQDKLNEELETMQAGLSSLIESAKDEKASVLNLFPEDIREEIKLLVESIRNKLSNILEVEDRSRKKLSEEVEKVKKALRSVRDGKKLVAGYYGGVGVPEPRFIDQRK
- the fliS gene encoding flagellar export chaperone FliS; this encodes MKAYEQYRQMQIQTAKPEQLLLMLYDGAINFLKKAKVAIEEKNIEEAHTSLIRAQDILAELMSSLNMDVGEIALNLFRLYEYMHYRLVEANVRKDIEPIDEVLGLFQGLKEAWEEAIKKLREEKKAEVAQTAKGGLNIAG
- a CDS encoding threonylcarbamoyl-AMP synthase, encoding MARILPLSEEGILEAAKLLKEGEAVVFPTETVYGVGVDAFNIRAVEELYRIKRRPPNKLFTLHIASLEDVRKLVSLGEKALTLVESFWPGPLTIIVKRKPLLPFWLCDSEGRVGLRLPAIELVRRMISAVGILAASSANISGRHPPISAQEAAENLPEVRLVLDGGITEYREASTVLDLSSEDEPVVLRKGAISIKEIAKLIGRVRDLER
- a CDS encoding EamA family transporter translates to MKAELFALLTAACWGIGSFFEKKGLALGNIPPFAGAALRTAISLLILTFLALPSLSTLLKAGWKPFALVAFGGGLLAGSLGIAFFYTAIKSGELGKVLPIAFTSPFFGVLMALLFKTETITFKNALGMILTITGIIILTLR